The Pungitius pungitius chromosome 14, fPunPun2.1, whole genome shotgun sequence genome contains the following window.
GTAAGTTCCTGCCTCACAGCTCACCCAGAAGATGCCTGAAAGAGAACCAGTGACCCTTTATCGCAACTAACCtctgattctgtacacatgaaatATTTCTCTCTTCCATCCGGTTCCTACAGGTCTCACATTGTTCTCCCTGTTAAGTTCATTACTCATTTTCAGGAATGTCGTTCGTGTCGATGGGTTTacacaaactaaataaaataaactaattgATGGACCTTACCTAATCTCCTCTCAGGGTCGTATTCAATCAGCTTGCTCTCGTAGACTGTGCGGACCCTGAGCTGACGTTTGACTGCAGCAATAAGGGGGGGGCGCTGGAACAATGCGCCTGTGAGTGTCTCCAACGCCTGCACACAGCAACAGTCAACCAGTCACATGACAGCTAGCCAATCAGGGAGTTAATTAAGCCATTGGATGGTTTACGTGATTCAAATATATTAATCATAGTGGTAGAATTTTAAAATCATACAAATGCTTCAGTTCTCCACAAACTGGAGCCGAGACCCACATTCAGTCAGAAGTTTACAGGTAGAATTTTAAAGGACCACTCAAACTCACCCGGGCCAGGGTGTGCTCATTTTCTATCGCATTGTGCAGCCGAACAATCCCCACATACTCTttacctgcaacacacacagagagtagTGAGGGGGGCTGCTGGGTTTTTCTGTGCTTTACAGCCAGATACAATCATCAGTTACAGGAAGTGGTCACACTTATGTACCGGCGCTCTGCTGGGACTTGACCAACCGGGTGGCTCGGTCCACACAGACGATCAGGCAGCCGGTGACCTTTGGGTCGAGAGTCCCGCTGTGACCCGTCTTCTCCACCCGCAGGATCCTCCGTATCCAGGCAACCACCTCGTGGGACGATGGATTGGCTGGTTTATCCAGGTTGATGAAGCCCGTCCTGAGAGGAAGTTTCAGTCATGGTGGTGAGCATGTGTGCAGACACTGCTAGCATAGCATCACCTACAATAATAGAGCTTTACCTGACATAATCCTGGATGCTCCTCTTCAGAGGGTTACTGCCGTTGGGTAGTGGCGTGTAATGAGCGGTCCGGATGTTCAGTTTGTCGAAATTCtggagaaaaatgtaaaaaagattcGGTTGTAGcttttttatttacagcattTCTAGCGCTAGAACATGAATAAAAGTCGTGTGATCAGAACGTTAAATCGTCCTTGCGGCCTCCCAGTCGTGTCGGTCTCACCGAGTGGTTCTGAATAGTCGACCAGCAGAACGCTagaccaccaccacaaccatgCGGATACGGCCCCGCCCTTGTTATGGGGCGGGACCAAGACCGTGACAAGCAGGCTGCTCAGCGAATGGATAAActtcttcatcacttcacagGACACTTTgtttactacatttaaaaagccTTACACATGCAGAGGATCTAAGAGCTATTATTAACCTCTACATGCAGTTAATTATAAAACTGGTTATGGGTGATCTCAGGTAGCTTACTTTCAGTAACAGAGGCCACTGAGACGTATCCAAGGACGCCACCTTAGACTCTGGTTGGATGAGGAAATCTCCACTTTGTTGAATCTCCTGTTAAACAAAAGCACTTCTCTGTATTCACGGCAAAATAAAGTGCAGTCAATATACCTAAAATGCCCTGAGactttgttaaatattttattacattgaAGTGTATTTGACGTTTACAAGCATTAACTGCTACAGCGCAATGGGAAGTTATGTATAATGTTATAAATTTAAATACATCTCACATACCCCAACTTCTTCTTCACTTaactttttcatctttttcttcttcactgaggctgaaacaaacacatgtACTTAGTTCAGATAAGATGCATTTAATAGTTTGTAAATTAATATCAGTGGGTCGGATTAACGCGTTTGATCATTTAATATCGTTGAATtcacagaattaaaaaaacagaaacagaccACGTGGCCTCCGACCACATGTGGTAGTTAGCATTGCGGGGCTAACTATGCTAATAGGCCGTCTGTGCAGAACACGGATCAGACTCGATGAGACCCATCCTGCAACGATGTCCTCCTGACTGGGGGGGGATCGCTGGATTTTATTTGGGTTTATTTAAGTTTACGTGTTAAGCTGCAAACGGCACCATCTGTGGTTGAATGCGAGGCGCTACACGTGCACCGTGCCGGAGCCCATGAGCAGGCCTCTGCTACCTAGAAGGCAGGTTTCTACGAAACACGCACATCTACCAAAGCGATAGGACAGACAGTAAAACAAGATTAAATAACTACACAATCTTTACTTTTGACGTCTGCAGCGTCTCGTTGCACGAAACAAACTGACTGCGGGACCGTCTGAAGAAGCCGCCGttgtacattttaaacatgtgcAGTTCTTACAATTAACTTGTAATTCAACAATTTGCGCTACTTTACGGTTTAGATAGTCACACTACTTTAAGTTTTAAGCAGTCAATACTTCACGCTGCAGGAGCATGTGTCGTACTCACCTTCTGTATCCGCCATGTTCCTTCGAGAGAGAGAACGTGAGAGACTCTTCTTCTGCGATCTCTTCTTTttattctcctccttcttcctcgttGCTGGCGGACCACAAACCTACGTCACCAAAGCTTAGTGCCACCTACCGGAGCGGAAgtggttcttcttcttttgcttttaatcagaatcagaagccgtTTATTGCCAAGTATGTTACACACAGAGGTGTCAAAGGTATTCACATGCATTGCtcaagtatagatactagggtaTTTTCTAGGGTAATTTCTTCcaacaataattacaatttagTTAACTTGTCAAAAACCTCCTAGCTGTAATGACCCGGTCCAACTATTTAACCAACGTTAGTTAGCTTTCTCCTCTTCTCATAAGTTACTGCCGTTTTTTGGTTAACAGCCAATCCTCTATTTGGGTAAATGCAATTAGTTGGGACTGTAGTTGAAGGTTCAaggtttaaatgtgttgttctttgtttttacagattcATGGAGTAATCAGCTCAATAACAGACAACTGGAAGCTGTAAATCAGATGCAGCGTTCTGCAGAATGGGCTGTTTGACATTGCTTCACTTAATGCTTAACACGAGAAACtacaaataaatagaaataaattgaatgaGTCTGATTTATGTTTTCTATATAATTTGATTAGTtattaaataattcaattaGTTTACTCTGGTGCTTTATCATATAAACCAAGGAATGACGCTGCTGCTCCACTTGTCTGCAGGAGTCTGAGCTCCTGAATATCTTCTCATGCGGGTGTGTGTACATTATGATAGTtcgcttttttatttaatgggtGCATTGTTTGATGCAATATAGTAAACTAGTAAACGTGTTTAACTAGTAAGCTAGTTCGATTTATGAACTTCCAACAATCTGTTAAACCTGCTTGATGTCCctgaaaaaaaattgttattGTACAAATTGTCCAAaagtcgctttagataaaaagcgtcagctaaatgacatgtaatgtaatgtaaagtaaaaacTGCTGTAAACTGATAAATCTAACATGATTTCTTTGTACTCATCTTCGGAAAATGGTTGTTTTGACGCTGCACACTGACGTCACTAAAATGCGTCTCCTGTCGCATCACAACACGTAGCTTAGTGTTAGATGGGTCGGATTCCCAAACACCGCGTGGtgttttcctaactcctcatgaacTCTCCTAACCATCTTCCCTGGACCCCATGACGTTTCTCACTTTCCCACGTGAGAGCGAGAGCTACTAAAGCACAACAAAGTGCACAGGAGGATCTGATGGAAGGTGAGTGAACGCACTCTTTGGAGGTCAGTTCTCATGAGAATCGATCATGTAAGATATTTTTGGCGTGTTCAAGGATTGGAAGCCCGGTCGGGGATAATTTAGCACAAATCAGccaaaacaacttctctcgttctggtaaatttattcatcagatcacaggtcaagtagaagcgctgcgtttgcaaaggcaggagcagttcaggcagcacgcaggctgtaggaacaactaactaacatcagcaaaaacatcatgttttataacccaaaaaacaaagaaaaagtttctattggccctaagctggaaTGTAGGAGGATCTGTCACCCCCCTGCATCCAAAGATCTGGTCACAttcaatgtgcagaccaccttgcctaacgtaaacaaagaacaatggttgagtgttggttggggtgtggtgtgagcctccccccttatcttacacctctgctggttgacccgctgaccttgcctcCGGACATAAACTGCTCCCATATATGTAACACTAGAAGCTTCTGTCTATATGTCTGTTAATCTAGTTCTCAACGGTATTAGTTAGAGCACCACCCTGGTGCCGGATTGTCTGGCCTCGCCGGCACATCCTGTTCGCCCTCTGGCCttaaattcttcagcaggacagggcaaagATCTCCTAAcccagcactaagaaaaaagcttttgattatcaatcacAATGCATGTCGGCAGGTTGTTGGCTGTTCTCAAGtttattctaaaaacattttacgTGACTGATGCTAATAAAACGGCTGTGATTCCCGGCATGCTGTTATCACAGGTACATCGGGGgtactgcggtcaactcagccgacgcatgaattttagtgcacgtgtaTGCTGATGTTTACGGTATTGAgaaagtaaccggaataaaagatatttaatcaaatattctggacaatgactgaagtatgtgtGTTCGGGaccagtctgactactcttgtacaatGAATGCAAtacttttactgtacatttttagagattgAGTTATTGTCAggcttttattccggttactttcTCAATACCGTAAATATCAGCAtacacgtgcactaaaattcaagcgtCGCCTGagttgagggtgggggggtacgGACGGACGCCCCggcgggccggatgtggcctcCGTGAGTCTGACATATGTGGTTAGAACACAGCTACGGGGTTCAATTTCCACCCTGACAGTTCTCCAAAGTTCATTTATAAGATCAATATTAAAACCTATAAAACAACCACGTTGTggattttgttgttgtcttctcAGGTGACATCACTGTGACCCAAGCCAACAGGAAGTTACCTGCTGTTACAGGAACAACCCGAAGAATCAAAGATAACGCAGCTGACTGGCACAACCTGATGGCGAGGTGGGAAAAACTCAATGAGGACGGATTCAACGTGGCAGGGAGCATAGTGGCCATCACACTGACACGGTGAGTGACCTGTAGGGTGCCAATTTTTGTACAGAAAAACAAGGGTCGTTACGGGGGcgactctccctctctcgggACAAACTGTCGCTATTTCATGCTCAAAACGgacgattccgtattttaagggacgggtggCAACCCTAGTGTCCTGTTCTCAGTTTAGTTTCATTCAACTAGTTTAATTCAATTTACTCTCTTTCAGTCCCCAGAGTGATCAGCTGCTGGGAGTGGACGAGTCTTCATCCCCTTCATCACCTTCACCACCATCACCTGCGTCAGGTGGAGCTGCAAAGCTGCAAGATGAATGCTGCAAGCTGCAGGAGGTCATTGACAAAATGGTGATGCTTCATTTGACTTGATTTAAATGAGAAGAACCTTTCAACAAAGTAGAAACTCTGGAGATCAGAATTTCAATTAAACTCTTAAACTTTTgtagaaaaaggaagaaacctgaGGCAGAAACAGAaggaatataatatataataaccCTGCATAGATGATttatgtcatgtgtacagaatgaacagttCAATGCTGACATAAATGATCCATGTATTGAGAACAATGATGTAAACCGTACTAATAATAATAGCTTTGCTGAATGTAGTAGATGAGCAATAACacagtagtagtaatagtaatgtGACTAATACAAAGTGTATCTTAGTTACAGTAACCACAGGTCGTTGCATAGCGCTACGACAGGTAACTGTGTGTACTCGTGTTGACACATAGTCAGTGTGACTGGTTTGTTTCATTGATTATGGTCCATAATATAGTTAACCCTTAGTCAGAGCTCATCTTCCTCCTTTCAGGTGGTCGTGGTGAAGAAGATGGAACGTCTTACAGCACTGCAGCAAGGAGTTCAAGATCTGGAGGAGTTTCAGTTTGGACTTGAAGGAAGAAAGTTGTTTCACAGCTGGAACGCCAAACACTTCAGTGAGTTTACCTGTCCTCttccagaggttgtctcgtgtctctttatgttccagaggttgtctcgtgtctctttatgttccagaggttgtctcgtgtctctttatgttccagaagttgtctcgtgtctctttatgttccagaagttgtctcgtgtctctttatgttccagaagttgtctcgtgtctctttatgttccagaggttgtctcgtgtctctttatgttccagaggttgtctcgtgtctctttatgttccagaggttgtctcgtgtctctttatgttccagaggttgtctcgtgtctctttatgttccagaggttgtctcgtgtctctttatgttccagaggttgtctcgtgtctctttatgttccagaggttgtctcgtgtctctttatgttccagaggttgtctcgtgtctctttatgttccagaggttgtctcgtgtctctttatgttccagaggttgtctcgtgtctctttatgttccagaggttgtctcgtgtctctttatgttccagaggttgtctcgtgtctctttatgttccagaggttgtctcgtgtctctttatgttccagaggttgtctcgtgtctctttatgttccagaggttgtctcgtgtctctttatgttccagaggttgtctcgtgtctctttatgttccagaagttgtctcgtgtctctttatgttccagaggttgtctcgtgtctctttatgttccagaggttgtctcgtgtctctttatgttccagaggttgtctcgtgtctctttatgttccagaggttgtctcgtgtctctttatgttccagaggttgtctcgtgtctctttatgttccagaggttgtctcgtgtctctttatgttccagaggttgtctcgtgtctctttatgttccagaggttgtctcgtgtctctttatgttccagaggttgtctcgtgtctctttatgttccagaggttgtctcgtgtctctttatgttccagaggttgtctcgtgtctctttatgttccagaagttgtctcgtgtctctttatgttccagaggttgtctcgtgtctctttatgttccagaggttgtctcgtgtctctttatgttccagaagttgtctcgtgtctctttatgttccagaagttgtctcgtgtctctttatgttccagaggttgtctcgtgtctctttatgttccagaggttgtctcgtgtctctttatgttccagaggttgtctcgtgtctctttatgttccagaggttgtctcgtgtctctttatgttccagaggttgtctcgtgtctctttatgttccagaggttgtctcgtgtctcatGTTTCCGTCTGGTGGCTCTTTTTTCAGAAGACTCGTCTTGTGTGCTGTTGGAATCCTTCAGTCAGGAGCTGAAGCTGAAGCAGACCATCCTGCAGCAACTCGCCCACACGGCAACCTCTGACCTCAGCATGGTCTATATGTCCTGCTGGCTGCATCAGCCCTTCATCACACCCCAGACCAGACTCACCCTGGAGGCTGTGCTTTTGGAGACAGGACACCACCCTCTTTGATGTGTTTGGTCCTCCAGGTTCATGTGACGCTGTCAGGCTCAGCTCTGAGGGACCTTCTTGTTGCTCAAACAGGTAGAGAGATATGTAGGTGCTCTGAAGATCAGCTGATGGTCCCTTCAAAGTCCGTTGGACATACGAGTGGAGCGGCGTTATCCGAATGTTTCAGATCAGTTTCATAAGCCTGAATTCAATGTGTATGTTACAGTTGTataattcaaattaaatcctGTTCTCAGTTGTAACCCGAAACCAGACTTTGTCTTCCCAAGAAAACATTAATaatctttgctgtcctgctcctaaatggtggaaggagctctgtgatgacatcaggaccacagagagccttcacctcttcagactaaacactaacacactgtagaccttaaactggactcataatggaTCTGATCTAGAACTagttgtacatcggcttatttgatgaaattacactttgttggttcttgttcttctgagtatctctatggttgaaatgcacttattgtgagtccctttggataaaagcctcagataaatgacgtgtaatgtaagAATATTTTTGGTTTCTTCTGAAAACTGCATTTTTCCTTTCAACATTGACGCAGACGTTATAATGACGTACTTGAGTTGATACTTATGAGGATCCAGGGCAGCAGGCTTAGATAGTTCACAAGGAGCCTTAGAACCAAAGCAGGGGAACAGCTGCAGGCACCCAAAGGTGACGAAGACCAAATAGAGGACACAGCTCTCAATGTGCTCCTACAAGCTGTTAGAAATAACCTTGAAACCTTGTATTCCTGCAATGTTTCCTCCCACAGAACTCCTCGAGGTACAAGGTCATAAAACCTTATTTGactgggttagggttagaccCCCCAGCAGACCTGCAGTCCTCCTTGGTACCAAGTGGATTTACAAAGCTCCAACAAGTTGTTTATGGCCAATCAATGAGCAGCACTGGTTTAGATCCCTGCTGTCCACACCCTCACATCTGGAGAAGATGTGTTCCACCACAGGGGTCTGCAGAAGACCTCGATGCCTCTGGCGTCAAGCTGGGTCTCCTCCATCAACGAGGGTCCGGGCCTCTcctgccccctgcccccccccccccgaaagc
Protein-coding sequences here:
- the dkc1 gene encoding H/ACA ribonucleoprotein complex subunit DKC1 isoform X2, with amino-acid sequence MADTEASVKKKKMKKLSEEEVGEIQQSGDFLIQPESKVASLDTSQWPLLLKNFDKLNIRTAHYTPLPNGSNPLKRSIQDYVRTGFINLDKPANPSSHEVVAWIRRILRVEKTGHSGTLDPKVTGCLIVCVDRATRLVKSQQSAGKEYVGIVRLHNAIENEHTLARALETLTGALFQRPPLIAAVKRQLRVRTVYESKLIEYDPERRLGIFWVSCEAGTYIRTLCVHLGLMLGVGGQMQELRRVRSGVLGEKDHMVTMHDVLDAQWQFDHNKDETYLRRVIFPLEKLLVSFKRLVMKDSAVNAICYGAKIMLPGVLRYEDGIEMNQDIVVITTKGEAICTAVALMTTAVISTCDHGIVAKIKRVIMERDTYPRKWGLGPKASQKKMMIQKGLLDKHGKPNGSTPNDWKSHYVDYR
- the cinp gene encoding cyclin-dependent kinase 2-interacting protein isoform X2, with translation MEGDITVTQANRKLPAVTGTTRRIKDNAADWHNLMARWEKLNEDGFNVAGSIVAITLTRPQSDQLLGVDESSSPSSPSPPSPASGGAAKLQDECCKLQEVIDKMVVVVKKMERLTALQQGVQDLEEFQFGLEGRKLFHSWNAKHFNSSCVLLESFSQELKLKQTILQQLAHTATSDLSMVYMSCWLHQPFITPQTRLTLEAVLLETGHHPL
- the cinp gene encoding cyclin-dependent kinase 2-interacting protein isoform X1, with protein sequence MEGDITVTQANRKLPAVTGTTRRIKDNAADWHNLMARWEKLNEDGFNVAGSIVAITLTRPQSDQLLGVDESSSPSSPSPPSPASGGAAKLQDECCKLQEVIDKMVVVVKKMERLTALQQGVQDLEEFQFGLEGRKLFHSWNAKHFKDSSCVLLESFSQELKLKQTILQQLAHTATSDLSMVYMSCWLHQPFITPQTRLTLEAVLLETGHHPL